From Bombina bombina isolate aBomBom1 chromosome 1, aBomBom1.pri, whole genome shotgun sequence:
CTTCTGAGCATAAAAATAGAGCAGCAACTGTGTCCTTCACAATGCAATGGATTATTTGGTGcaataacaacactttttttatcAGAAGGAAGACCAGATTATCGCACGTTGCAGAAATCAAGAATCTTCTACTCATAGAGATTCCATTTAGACTTCCCAATGCTGAAAAAGGAATGACATATTATGTGACCAGCAGGCATTTTCATTAGGAAATATCAAGGAGAAAAGGTGGTGGTTGTCTCTGTGTCCATTGCAATGGATGCTCTCCTGATCCGTGTACCGGATGTCCACATGTTGACCTTCTCCTGACTCAAACAGCCCAGTTCCTTGAAGAGCTTGCATAGATCATTCCTGAACTTGATACCAATTATGGCATAGAGGAAAGGGTTAAGGCAACAACGGAAGCATGCCAGGCTGTATGTGACATCATCTGCAATATCTATTTGCTTACTTATGTGACAATTGGTTGTGTTATTTATGGCCTTTATCAACATCACACTGTTGTAAGGTAGTTGGAAGACCACAAATACAATGACTATTGCAATAATGACTTTAATAGCTTTGTATTTCTCAAAATTACGTGCCTGAAGTAATTTTCTGATTATCATGCAGTAACAAGAGGACATGATGATGAGAGGAAAGAGGAAGCCAAAGACCATTTGACAGATCTTGAGTTTGGCACTCAGACTCTGGATGTCTTCTGAGAAAATAATGCACATATCCATATTACCACTGTTTGTCAGTCCACTGTAGATCAGTTCAGGTATGGAGAGAAAAAATGCAAATATCCAGTTACAAACACTGGATAGCTTGCTTATCATCACAGTTTTTGACCTGTGGCGGTGAGCTGATGGAGCTTTGACTATGGCAAAGTATCTCTCAATGCTCACGAACATGAGCAAAAACATACCACTGAAGAAACTCATTTTATAAAGACAATAAATGATTTTGCACATGACATTTCCAAAAGCCCAGTTCCTTGCAACACTGGCTGCCCAGAAAGGCAAAGTGAGGAGAAATATCATATCTGCTATGGCAAGGTTCAGAAGGTAGAAATCTGTTCCAGTTTTGAGCCTCTTAAAGTAGAGATATGTGATAATTACCAGTCCATTTCCGGTGACACCAATTAAACAGACAACAGCATACATTGCAGGCAGAAAGACTGAACGAAAATCTCTGACATCACCCTTTTCACATTGCTGAGAGTAATTCTCATAATCCAATGTAGAAACTTCATCAAATTCATCATCTGGTGAACTGGTGGTGTTTTCAGTGGCACACAGCTGGTCAAAAACaagcaaagaaacaaacaaaattattagtaGTCTTTGTACTTGCCTGTATAAAAAagtattaagaatatatatatatatacatatatacacgcacaaagTGACCGGCTAAGATATGAGATGCCATATTAAAAACATGTGTTTCAAAAGATTAGTATGGTGATCAACATAATGAGCCTGCAAAAAGGCTGTGTACATTGCTTGCCATAGCtcttcaaatggattggaatagtTCTCAAGTAAAATGCACGCTTCTGGACcgacctcagtatgctctcatgaaaatgaACTGAGtttaaacaatggatacaaaaAGAAAGAGATATTTGTTCAAAGAAGTTTTTAAATTGCACTCtctatataaataattaaagttCAGTTCTCACTGCTGTTTCTCTTTAACAGTTAAAAAGCTTTACTACTTGCAAATTATTGTGAAAATAACTTGTCAATAAACATGCATTTTGGCATTCATTCGGATCTTTTCAGCAcaaaatatatgtgtaaaaaaagcgCAGCACACAAATATCGGGATTTGCAAAGaaatttgtggggttttttacaaaTATATCAAGAGCAAAAAAAACTGAATTGTGCAAACATTTTCAGCATAAATTTAGAGCCCCATTTAtcaagggctagatttatgaagcccctacggcagcaagttcgcacaagaacttgctcgccgtgatttatcaagcagcggtcaccagaccgctgcttgataacgctCTTTGCCACCTCAAaattggcgaaattcaatctcctcggtcgagtccgaccgaggagattgacagctcctgcccgcgcatgattggctgtgcgcgggcaggggcgggattgcacgccagcgcaaaattgcgctcatgtgtaATGCCAAATGCCTGCGGGTATTtttgccccaccacaggcgagctgaggcgtacaggggcgcgtatacgcacccctgtacgcctcagctttaataaatctagccccaagTGGTCGGAGCGTCGTTGGCTGCAGGTTCACATCAGCTTAAACCACTTTGCCACTTGctatgtggcgtatgtcaatccccCAAAACTTTTCCGACAAGGCAAATTGATGGCCCTTGCTATAGGCTGCGTgcaagcaggggcggcattgcacactagccgtagtgtgcaatggtaaatgttgGAAGCGTATTGCTGCCCGCTAGGCGCAAAGCAGGGCGGATAGGGGCGAAGATGTACACCCTTGTCCGCCTTACTTTCTTAAATCTGTCCCTTAGCGAAGGAATGCTGTTAagctataagaaaaaaaaaatctgtgggcATTCTATTGCTCTTTTGTGTACAGCAAATatgctattactattattatttctgcatttatatgttgttttttgtttgtttatgtttaACTTTAAGGTTAATGTTAACTAATTCTTTAAACATATTTAATTGTTCTATGGCACATaagaattgtatgtttttttcctttagcatttctttgtcagtggaatCCTTATGTATTCGGTAGTAATGTTATTTAGCGTTAGTACCAATCAATATATTTTGTGtccattttaaaatgtaaatctacacaaaaaaaacCTGAAAACATATGAGGTTCATcatactatgaaaaaaaaaaaaatcaacatttgaaAAGTACACAAAGGATACCTGtggtatttttctatttattttgagATAAAAATTTCTAATGTTGAAGAGTTGTGATTtcgaattatttttttttgtcaaatgaAGAAGAAATCTCTGAAGTTTATAAAAGGATGTTCATCAGTATAACATATTTTTACTTGTTTATCTGCAGAAAAAAATCAGCTCTATTCATTACATGTACATTAGCAGCATGCTGGAGACAGAGGTAGATTTCAGTGATACTTCACCCCACATCCTGTCTCACCTGCAGTTCCTGAAGTGAAAGCACAGGAAACCGCATGACTGTTTTATAGCTAAAGATATGTAATTTGCCTCGCACAGGTGCAGAACACAATGCTCCATATCCCCCATGCTGGTTATAAATATGTAATTATTACAAATTATCGTTAACATCCTCATTAGAAATATATCTCTTTATATTGTTTCAGTAGCAGTGGTTACAATGGCTTTGTTTAGAAGGACTGTCAAGATAGTCAAACACTAATTTGTTTCATTGCAAGCTTTTGCAACATTTCCTTATGGGCATACTACCCCTTCCCTCTATAATTAAATGGATTGCTATTTAAAATGCTTACAGAGCCATCATAGTGTAAAAGTGACATTCTCTAAGTAAATAGAACATGCATTTTCTTCACTATTGACCCTGTAactgtatgtgtttaacctccacaacATCAGCAGACTTAGTTGCACAGCTATTCTTTTTTCCCATTTTACTgtaattttgcaatatttttttttttaaattctgagcATTGAGCCTGCCACGTATCTTTACCCAATTGTCCTCAACATAATTAGGTAAAGAGAATTATGTAAAGCACATGTATTAAGGGGAATTGTATATGATATTGCAAAACTATGCTAGTTTTACTAACAAAATAACAGTGGCTGCCCTTGTTTACTCCACTAACAAGTCCtagttggctcctccaaataagacaggTCTGcccactgaaaaacaattgcagaaaacaaaacaaaaccctgcCTGTGTGTTATTTTATTGCAATACTACATAATAGTCCTGTTATTGCAAGGTATATTATGTCCAATTATTATTAACCTCAAAGTCATccaacttaaatggacattaaacaccaaatacattttattagcataGTAATGATGCATTCCCACCTCCATCTAGTCATGTTTGTACATGTGCAGCAACACTCATTTAGATACATGCAATTAAATCTAGGTTCCAAAATGTTGGCACCCATAATTAAAGGTAGGTGAAAGGAGGCTGTAGGAGTTACCATACAAGGGAGGGGCGTTTGACCCTGTATAGGTGATAGAGATAGGTGGAGAGGTCTTGGAGAAGAAGTTAGTAGGTGGAGTTTTAGGTGAGAATAAAAGAGGTGGGGGTGGCTCAAAAAGAGCGCCAAAAAGATTGAGCGCGTATGTGTGAGAAGAAGCTCCCTCCCCTATTTATAACAAGGTTGAGTGAATTGTTGCAGCAATTTTGGGCGGAGTGCTTGCCTGGTGGACAAGCAGTTTTGAGTGGGTACCTCCTGGTGTAGCAGGAGAGGAGTAGGTGGGTATTTATTTATCTGGTTGGGAAACTGTGGTTGCTATGGGGGCAAGCACTAGTGTGGGTTAAATATGACTGGTTATTTATCCTTTGTTATGtatttgttataaataaaagctgcagcctttgtaaacccatatttgaagtggtgtttCTATTTGAGTAATTACCTAATAGAGGGGTAATGAATTGTACCtagagttaaatgtccctttaaggcaccaaACTCTTACTCTGCAATTGCTGATTTTTTGTTCTACCCATATATTTTGTGGTGTTCTctaattataagttgaaagtaaaaagtttgcccatgagcactaacccaacacacacaaaaattaggaactttgaatattgcaaccacgctaacatattcctccatagagtTCAATGGAatgcaaaaagtgggaaaaaaacacccataccCACCCAATCgcatttaaccaagtgtgctagcCTGACatgaaatgttcttcacatagcagaatatgctttaTTTATTCTTCAATAAATGTTTCAATATatgtctgatgtttttttggtaaaagaaGTATCTATGCCTATCGGGtaatgctcatattacaattttaaagcaaACTGTTTTAGCTTGTGCACTAAGCTGATGCTCCTAAAAtgccgaacttcgaatatcacaTGCGCGATAATGTTTTCCCCTACAGAagtcaatggggggtagttatcaagccgtcaacctcaaatacgctggaattccacagcgtatttgtggcgaggctgattcgccttagttatcaaaggctacagaccggcaaaagtagaattttgtgacgtaaacttcgatccgccggactcagtccgacacagatcgattcttacatcactccagatgttccgcacacaagtacagcacaatctcactacttttgctagttatcaaaaaactagcaggtacgctcggctctTTTacggccaagcgtacctggttttcaaaccgccagcctggaggcggcggatcccttaggaatcaatgggggtctgaccatagcgaaagtacaagttcgctgctgacagacatcccattcattcctatgggagctgtctgcacctaacaccctaacatgtaccccgagtctaaacaccactaatctgtcccccctacaccgccgcaagtaaataaagttattaccccctaaaccgccgctcccggagcccaccgacactataataaatatgttaaaccctaaaccgccgctccaggagcccaccgcaagctactctatacatattaacccctaaaccgccgctcccggagcccaccgccaactacattatacctagtaacccctatcctgccgccctctataataaatttattaacccctatcctgccccccactacaccgccgccactgtaataaaattattaacccctaaacctaagtctaacagtaaccctaacacccccctaacttaaatattaattaaataaatctaaatcatatttctattatgaactaaatgaatcctatttaaaactaaatacttacctttaaaataaaccctaatattgctacaatataaataataattatattgtagctatcttaggatttatttttattttacaggtacctttcaatttattttaactaggtacaatagctattaaatagttattaactatttaataacttacctagctaaaataaagagaaatgtacctgtaaactaaaaactaacctaagttacaattacacctaacactacactatactttaataaattatttctatttaaaactaaatacttacctgtaaaataaaccctaatacagctacaatataattaataattacattgtagctattttaggatttatatttattttacaggtaactttgtatttattttagctagttagaatagttattaaatagttattaactatttaataactacctagctaaaagaaatacaaaattacctgtaaaataaatcctaacctaagttacaattaaacctaacactacactatcattaaataaactacctacaaataactacaattaaatacaattacataaattaactaaagtacaaaaaataaaaaaagctaagttacaaaaaataaaaaaaataagttacaaacatttaaaacatattacaacaattttaagctacttacacctaatctaagccccctaataaaataacaaacccccccaaaataaaaaaattccctaccctattctacattaaaaaggttcaaagctccaatcggattgaacttgaatctgattggctgattccatcagccaatcagatttttcctaccttaattccgattggctgatagaatcctatcagccaattggaattgaagggacgccatcttggatgacgtcccttaaaggagccttcattcttcggtagttcgtcgggaaagaaggatgttccgcgtcggcgggatgaagattcaagacccggcttttaagatgacctcgcccggatagaagacttcttcagcgcctcttggaagatgacctcgcccggatggaagatttcttcagcgccgcttggaggatcacttcatcagatggaagatttcttcagcgccccttggagg
This genomic window contains:
- the CCR7 gene encoding C-C chemokine receptor type 7 — translated: MQSQKQGQILPLRTVLILLILLQLCATENTTSSPDDEFDEVSTLDYENYSQQCEKGDVRDFRSVFLPAMYAVVCLIGVTGNGLVIITYLYFKRLKTGTDFYLLNLAIADMIFLLTLPFWAASVARNWAFGNVMCKIIYCLYKMSFFSGMFLLMFVSIERYFAIVKAPSAHRHRSKTVMISKLSSVCNWIFAFFLSIPELIYSGLTNSGNMDMCIIFSEDIQSLSAKLKICQMVFGFLFPLIIMSSCYCMIIRKLLQARNFEKYKAIKVIIAIVIVFVVFQLPYNSVMLIKAINNTTNCHISKQIDIADDVTYSLACFRCCLNPFLYAIIGIKFRNDLCKLFKELGCLSQEKVNMWTSGTRIRRASIAMDTETTTTFSP